The following coding sequences are from one Deinococcus cellulosilyticus NBRC 106333 = KACC 11606 window:
- a CDS encoding carbohydrate ABC transporter permease, which translates to MVRDAWKDALTHIALSLAVLLVAFPLLFAAIKATQDSSQVISSHMNFGTSLLQNIKTAWETARLGQYMMNSFVVTVAVTVGKTLLSLLAALAFVYFRFPLKNAVFALVLFTLMLPTELLIVSLFNLITDLRWTNTHAAIIVPFLASATGVFLFRQHFMNIPASLAEAARLDGCGPLRFLWHILIPMSWNTIGALAVIQFVYVWDQYLWPLVVMQSEDRQVVQVGLKKLIDVGGATDWGAVMAGAMISILPPLLIFTLLQEQFSRGFALGQEK; encoded by the coding sequence ATGGTGCGTGATGCCTGGAAAGATGCCCTCACCCACATTGCCCTGAGCCTGGCTGTGCTGCTGGTGGCCTTTCCCCTGCTCTTTGCTGCCATCAAGGCCACCCAGGACTCCTCGCAGGTCATCTCCTCACACATGAACTTCGGCACTTCACTGCTGCAGAACATCAAAACCGCCTGGGAAACCGCCCGACTGGGCCAGTACATGATGAATTCCTTCGTGGTCACTGTGGCTGTCACCGTCGGGAAAACCCTGCTGTCCCTGCTGGCTGCACTGGCTTTCGTGTACTTCCGTTTTCCCCTGAAGAACGCGGTGTTCGCTCTGGTGCTCTTCACCCTGATGCTGCCCACCGAACTGCTGATCGTGTCCCTCTTCAACCTGATCACCGATCTGCGCTGGACCAACACCCATGCGGCCATCATCGTGCCGTTTCTGGCCTCTGCCACAGGGGTTTTCCTGTTCCGGCAGCACTTCATGAACATCCCTGCCAGCCTTGCAGAAGCCGCAAGGCTCGATGGCTGCGGCCCCCTGCGTTTCCTGTGGCACATCCTGATTCCCATGAGCTGGAACACCATCGGGGCACTGGCTGTGATCCAGTTCGTTTACGTGTGGGACCAGTACCTGTGGCCCCTGGTCGTCATGCAGAGCGAAGACCGTCAGGTGGTGCAGGTGGGTCTCAAAAAGCTGATCGACGTGGGTGGAGCCACCGACTGGGGGGCCGTGATGGCCGGAGCCATGATCAGCATCCTTCCACCCCTTCTGATTTTCACGCTGTTGCAAGAGCAGTTCAGCAGGGGGTTTGCGCTGGGGCAGGAGAAATAG
- a CDS encoding ABC transporter substrate-binding protein, producing the protein MKQPHMKQHWMMTLLLASSFGVAQAEPLTVDFWYTFGDAKRSAFIQARAEEYNKTHTDVKVVPTYKGSYNDTLQAAILASRQGKAPALVQVVEVGSQLAWDSGIFQPVGGIGKVDFSDYIKPVLNYYTIQGKVNSLPFNSSSPVLYYNKDLMEKMGLDPSRPPTTYGAVLKACEKIKMQSSDIKCIGFNIHSWFVEQWMAQQGAALVNNDNGRKGRATEANLTSPAAKKIFNWIKTLSDKGYYTSSGKLEDWDGSDAIFTNQKVVFHITSTADIGNIGDAARKAGFKMGVGVLPIADGAKRNGVVIGGASLWVAKGISEKQADAALDFALYLTNPKNMAAWHKLTGYYPVRNSSVDLLRKEGWFTQAPVQTVAFNQLLKTQSNVATGGALLGSFIEVRKIIEEGIQKVLSGSSVDATLQEAKARADKAIQDYNKNFQ; encoded by the coding sequence ATGAAACAGCCCCACATGAAACAACACTGGATGATGACTTTGCTGCTTGCCTCCTCCTTCGGGGTGGCCCAGGCCGAACCCCTCACCGTCGACTTCTGGTACACCTTCGGGGATGCCAAACGCAGCGCGTTCATTCAGGCCCGTGCCGAGGAATACAACAAAACCCACACCGACGTGAAAGTGGTCCCCACCTACAAAGGCTCCTACAACGACACCCTGCAGGCCGCCATCCTGGCTTCCCGCCAGGGCAAGGCCCCTGCCCTGGTGCAGGTGGTGGAGGTGGGCAGCCAGCTCGCCTGGGACAGTGGCATCTTCCAGCCTGTGGGCGGCATCGGCAAGGTGGATTTCAGCGATTACATCAAACCCGTGCTGAACTACTACACCATTCAGGGCAAGGTGAACAGCCTCCCCTTCAACTCCTCTTCTCCCGTGCTGTACTACAACAAGGACCTGATGGAGAAGATGGGCCTGGACCCCAGCCGTCCCCCCACCACCTACGGGGCCGTGCTGAAAGCCTGCGAGAAGATCAAAATGCAGAGCAGCGACATCAAGTGCATCGGGTTCAACATCCACTCCTGGTTTGTGGAGCAGTGGATGGCCCAGCAGGGTGCCGCGCTGGTCAACAACGACAACGGACGCAAGGGCCGTGCCACCGAAGCCAACCTGACCAGCCCTGCTGCGAAGAAAATCTTCAACTGGATCAAGACCCTGAGCGATAAGGGCTACTACACCTCCAGCGGCAAACTTGAAGACTGGGACGGCAGCGATGCCATCTTCACCAACCAGAAAGTGGTCTTCCACATCACCTCCACCGCCGACATCGGCAACATCGGGGACGCCGCCAGAAAAGCAGGCTTCAAGATGGGTGTGGGTGTGCTGCCCATCGCAGACGGAGCCAAACGCAATGGCGTGGTGATCGGTGGGGCCTCCCTGTGGGTTGCCAAAGGCATCAGCGAAAAGCAGGCCGATGCTGCCCTGGATTTCGCCCTGTACCTCACCAACCCCAAAAACATGGCCGCATGGCACAAACTGACCGGGTACTACCCTGTGCGCAACAGCAGCGTGGACCTGCTCCGCAAAGAAGGCTGGTTCACCCAGGCTCCCGTGCAGACCGTGGCCTTCAACCAGCTCTTGAAAACCCAGTCCAACGTCGCCACCGGAGGGGCCCTGCTCGGCAGCTTCATCGAGGTGCGCAAGATCATCGAGGAAGGCATCCAGAAGGTGCTCTCTGGAAGCAGCGTGGACGCCACCCTGCAGGAAGCCAAAGCCAGAGCTGATAAGGCCATTCAGGACTACAACAAGAATTTCCAGTAA
- a CDS encoding DUF1963 domain-containing protein yields MNPQLKDVLVSSVKETPLESYVEILMPHVQPAIFIEATHEETPTDPGSTHAGGWPDLPSGTPWPTHQDIPLVFLAQFNLPDLKPFDLENVLPPSGLLSFFADHSGPIFGHDASDAGSVQVLYTPAGPLETLTPPNEDLEVLPFTSLHFGLTYTLPSPGKGMPEDLSEASNEDDDVMDAYYALADHEHPHQDRLLGLSSFNSTPTCPPEGDVSEWRPLLTWFQLAGTDWMDFKLIVGIREADLKRHDFSQVWGVLGH; encoded by the coding sequence ATGAATCCACAATTGAAAGATGTTCTGGTGTCTTCTGTCAAAGAAACCCCCCTTGAATCTTATGTCGAAATTCTGATGCCTCATGTCCAACCCGCCATTTTCATAGAGGCCACGCATGAAGAAACACCCACAGACCCAGGAAGCACCCATGCAGGAGGATGGCCCGATCTGCCTTCTGGCACCCCCTGGCCCACCCATCAGGACATCCCCCTGGTCTTCCTGGCACAGTTCAATCTGCCTGACCTGAAACCTTTTGATCTGGAAAATGTCCTTCCCCCATCTGGGTTGCTGAGTTTCTTTGCAGACCACAGTGGCCCCATCTTTGGACACGATGCTTCCGATGCAGGGTCCGTGCAGGTGCTTTACACCCCAGCGGGGCCGCTTGAAACCCTGACCCCTCCCAATGAGGATCTGGAGGTCCTTCCATTCACATCCCTGCACTTTGGTCTCACTTACACCCTCCCCAGTCCGGGTAAAGGCATGCCTGAGGACCTCTCAGAAGCCAGCAATGAAGATGACGACGTGATGGATGCCTATTACGCCCTGGCAGACCATGAACACCCCCATCAGGACAGGCTGCTGGGCCTGTCCTCTTTCAACTCCACTCCAACATGCCCTCCAGAGGGTGATGTGAGCGAGTGGCGTCCCCTGCTCACCTGGTTCCAACTGGCAGGCACCGACTGGATGGATTTCAAATTGATTGTGGGCATCCGCGAAGCGGACCTCAAACGCCATGATTTTTCACAGGTGTGGGGTGTGCTGGGCCATTGA
- a CDS encoding RidA family protein — translation MKERINTSEAPAALGPYSQAIRYGNLVFLSGQIPLNNNNEVVGDNVTDQTHQVFKNIIAVLTAAGTDLSKVVKVTVFLKDMNTFTEMNTVFAQYMPEPYPARSTIEVARLPKDSLVEIECIALVE, via the coding sequence ATGAAAGAACGCATCAACACTTCAGAAGCCCCTGCAGCACTCGGTCCCTATTCACAGGCCATCCGTTACGGCAACCTGGTTTTCCTCAGCGGCCAGATTCCCCTGAACAACAACAACGAAGTCGTGGGCGACAATGTCACCGACCAGACCCACCAGGTCTTCAAGAACATCATTGCCGTGCTGACCGCCGCTGGCACCGACCTCAGCAAAGTCGTGAAGGTCACGGTGTTCCTCAAAGACATGAACACCTTCACCGAGATGAACACGGTTTTTGCCCAGTACATGCCTGAACCCTACCCTGCCCGCAGCACCATCGAGGTGGCCCGCCTGCCCAAAGACTCGCTGGTCGAGATTGAGTGCATTGCGCTGGTGGAGTAA
- a CDS encoding carbohydrate ABC transporter permease, giving the protein MTPTTTEHPPRPKKKNKADTPEQGIFKSRLLPWLFLLPSLLILAVFLYYPAIETLRLSLYQSSVFLGTERFVGLENFVELLSSPVYHQSILQTLVFMVITVTLGIALAFVLALLANRPIRGAKVYRLLLIYPYALSPAIAGTLWLFLFNPEIGLVNALLDSWFHIKPRWLDTPFLAFALVCGAAIWKSLGYNVVFYLAALQNIPGDILEAAQIDGAGSWQRIRYILLPMLSPMTFFLVFTNIVQALFDSFGLVDILTRGGPVYGQTGITSFLIYQLYLDGFSNAKTGFAAAQAVLMLILVGAITVLQFRTGGKQVHHGA; this is encoded by the coding sequence ATGACCCCAACCACCACCGAACATCCACCTCGACCGAAAAAGAAAAACAAGGCAGACACGCCAGAGCAGGGCATTTTTAAAAGCCGTCTGTTGCCCTGGCTGTTTCTGCTGCCCTCCCTGCTGATTCTGGCGGTGTTTCTGTATTACCCGGCCATCGAGACGTTAAGGCTCAGCCTCTACCAGAGCAGTGTGTTTCTGGGCACCGAGCGTTTTGTGGGGCTGGAGAATTTTGTGGAACTCCTGTCCAGTCCGGTGTACCACCAGAGCATCCTGCAGACGCTGGTTTTCATGGTCATTACCGTGACTCTGGGGATTGCCCTGGCTTTTGTGCTGGCCCTGCTGGCGAACCGCCCGATCCGTGGCGCAAAAGTTTACCGCCTGCTGCTGATTTATCCTTATGCCCTCTCCCCTGCCATTGCAGGAACGTTGTGGCTGTTTCTGTTCAATCCTGAAATCGGTCTGGTCAATGCCCTGCTGGACAGCTGGTTTCACATCAAACCCCGCTGGCTGGACACGCCATTCCTGGCTTTTGCGCTGGTGTGTGGCGCGGCCATCTGGAAAAGCCTGGGGTACAACGTGGTGTTTTACCTGGCCGCCTTGCAGAACATTCCCGGAGACATTCTTGAGGCTGCACAGATTGACGGGGCCGGAAGCTGGCAGCGCATCCGGTACATCCTCTTGCCCATGCTGAGCCCGATGACCTTCTTTCTGGTCTTCACCAACATCGTGCAGGCACTCTTTGACAGTTTCGGTCTGGTGGACATCCTCACCAGAGGAGGGCCTGTTTATGGTCAGACCGGGATCACCAGCTTCCTGATCTACCAGCTGTATTTGGATGGATTTTCGAATGCCAAAACCGGATTTGCAGCGGCACAGGCGGTCCTGATGCTGATTCTGGTCGGGGCCATCACCGTGCTGCAGTTTCGCACCGGAGGAAAGCAGGTGCACCATGGTGCGTGA
- a CDS encoding metallophosphoesterase family protein — translation MRIAVISDVHGNAFALEAVLRDLKAQSPDLIVNLGDQVHGKANPRKAFELQQELGATEVLGSAEPLLIGNDPLAEWLKTQLSAESIQHLLNLPLTTTVLDGEILLCHGDLHSSSGHLLWSWQRGPYLTRGFQDLREHLCGVTARVILSGHTHREGMTAIDDHLVINAGAVSHQVDGDPRARWVLLEKQRGRWLTDFRRVNYDQKEAACWVLSHAPDPGEEAQLLMKGGH, via the coding sequence ATGCGAATTGCTGTGATCAGTGATGTGCATGGAAATGCCTTTGCCCTTGAAGCCGTATTGAGAGACCTGAAAGCCCAGTCCCCAGACCTGATCGTGAACCTGGGCGATCAGGTGCATGGGAAAGCCAACCCCCGAAAAGCCTTTGAATTGCAGCAGGAACTTGGAGCCACAGAAGTTCTGGGGAGCGCTGAACCCCTGCTCATAGGGAATGACCCTCTGGCGGAATGGCTGAAGACCCAGCTTTCGGCAGAGTCCATTCAACACCTCTTGAACCTGCCTCTGACCACCACAGTGCTGGATGGCGAAATCCTGCTCTGTCATGGGGACCTGCACTCTTCCAGCGGACACCTCCTGTGGTCCTGGCAGCGTGGTCCTTATCTGACCCGTGGCTTTCAGGACCTGAGGGAGCACCTCTGTGGCGTCACCGCACGGGTGATCCTGAGTGGACACACCCACAGAGAGGGCATGACCGCCATTGACGACCATCTGGTGATCAATGCAGGTGCGGTGAGCCATCAGGTGGATGGCGATCCCAGAGCCCGCTGGGTCCTGTTGGAGAAGCAACGTGGACGCTGGCTGACCGACTTCAGACGGGTGAATTACGACCAGAAGGAAGCTGCATGCTGGGTGCTGAGCCATGCTCCAGACCCTGGTGAAGAGGCGCAGCTTTTGATGAAAGGTGGACATTGA
- a CDS encoding ABC transporter permease, with amino-acid sequence MLAAELLKLKRNPMGMGLAIAGLALPVLVFAANQMNPNMQVKANGEAYLLPAHAVLALVTPYLLALETQQATAKWILTTPTSSLKVLFEKISVILLLVVLSLGVSFALGNLPENAAAFGAGMAGLVSSLGTLVLLTAITRNFALVLVVGFAWMQIIPRIVTALPEQAQPWLAAGLPGMGITHFAGDGEHQTVRIAMTAVIWILALLIWKKRGITL; translated from the coding sequence ATGCTGGCAGCCGAGTTGCTTAAACTGAAAAGAAACCCGATGGGCATGGGACTCGCCATTGCAGGTCTGGCCCTCCCAGTGCTGGTTTTCGCCGCCAACCAGATGAACCCGAACATGCAGGTCAAAGCCAATGGAGAAGCCTACCTCCTTCCTGCGCACGCTGTGCTGGCCCTCGTGACCCCTTACTTGCTTGCACTGGAAACCCAGCAGGCCACCGCCAAATGGATTCTGACCACCCCCACCTCCTCTTTAAAGGTGCTTTTTGAGAAGATCTCGGTGATTCTGCTGCTGGTGGTCCTGAGTCTTGGGGTGTCTTTCGCACTGGGGAACCTGCCAGAGAACGCTGCAGCTTTCGGGGCAGGCATGGCCGGACTGGTCAGCAGTCTTGGAACACTGGTTCTGCTGACGGCAATCACCCGCAATTTTGCACTGGTGCTGGTGGTGGGCTTCGCCTGGATGCAGATCATTCCCCGCATCGTCACTGCGCTCCCAGAGCAGGCTCAGCCCTGGCTTGCTGCAGGTCTTCCTGGCATGGGCATCACCCACTTTGCAGGGGATGGGGAGCACCAGACCGTACGCATTGCCATGACCGCCGTGATCTGGATTCTGGCCCTCTTGATCTGGAAGAAACGGGGCATCACGTTATGA
- a CDS encoding copper homeostasis protein CutC yields MFPTLIEVVAETPMDVRAAQTSGATQVLLVRQLLEGSTSTDTKTIEACMDQASIPVSVLVKPDLGDYFYEEARRTRTLKILEVYWKRGVRNITFGAEHDGIFDWDLLEEAIHCGFTVNINQAFDLLRNPITAYQKLVQYPKVLQVVTSGKPWPTAEGEVRLDQLLQETTPQLPVLLDTFGYTPEQVTTLLKIGVHGVQLGKSIRDPQGKLNYGMLDRWVEVCQSLNKRPRSF; encoded by the coding sequence GTGTTTCCTACCCTCATCGAAGTCGTTGCCGAAACCCCCATGGATGTGCGTGCTGCCCAGACCAGTGGGGCAACCCAGGTGCTGCTGGTCCGTCAGCTTCTGGAAGGCAGCACCAGCACCGACACCAAAACCATCGAGGCCTGCATGGATCAGGCCAGCATTCCTGTGTCCGTGCTGGTCAAACCCGACCTCGGCGATTACTTTTACGAAGAAGCCCGCCGCACCCGCACCCTGAAAATTCTGGAAGTCTACTGGAAGAGGGGCGTTCGCAACATCACTTTCGGGGCCGAACACGATGGCATTTTTGACTGGGACCTGCTGGAAGAAGCCATCCACTGCGGGTTCACGGTCAACATCAATCAGGCTTTTGACCTCCTGAGAAACCCCATCACTGCGTATCAGAAGCTGGTGCAGTACCCCAAAGTCCTGCAGGTGGTCACCTCCGGCAAACCCTGGCCGACCGCCGAGGGTGAAGTGCGTCTGGACCAGTTGCTGCAGGAGACCACCCCACAGCTTCCTGTTCTGCTGGACACCTTTGGTTACACGCCCGAGCAGGTCACCACCCTGCTGAAAATTGGGGTGCATGGGGTTCAGCTGGGCAAGAGCATCCGTGATCCCCAGGGCAAGCTCAATTACGGCATGCTGGACCGCTGGGTGGAAGTGTGTCAGAGCCTCAACAAGCGTCCCAGAAGCTTCTGA
- a CDS encoding ferredoxin — MPHIIVSPCIGTKDQACTEVCPVECIYDAGDQFLIHPDECIDCGACVPACPVNAIFPEEDVPGGEESFIDKAKAHFGV, encoded by the coding sequence ATGCCTCACATCATCGTTAGCCCCTGCATCGGAACCAAAGACCAGGCCTGCACCGAAGTGTGCCCTGTGGAGTGCATCTATGACGCCGGTGACCAGTTCCTGATTCACCCCGACGAGTGCATCGACTGCGGTGCCTGCGTTCCTGCGTGCCCCGTCAACGCCATTTTCCCTGAAGAAGACGTGCCCGGCGGTGAAGAGTCCTTCATCGACAAGGCCAAAGCCCACTTCGGCGTCTGA
- a CDS encoding quinone-dependent dihydroorotate dehydrogenase — protein sequence MLYQLVKPFFFSQDPEHIHEQVMKGLIAVSKVPALQTALEPFTVFEDPRLKIERFGLKFPNPIGLAAGFDKNALAVRAWPALGFGFLEVGTITALAQPGNEKPRLFRLPEDLALINRMGFNNDGADVVAARLQGLNLAQQPLKIPLGINVGKSKVTELEEAPEDYRTSMTKLSPFADYFVVNVSSPNTPGLRQLQDKDKLAELLAVATDPAVCTGKPVLLKIAPDLTDTQIDEVIELTRSFPLAGLILTNTTISREGLTNDPQQTGGLSGKPLTARSFEVLKYVRSAVGKTLPLVSVGGIFTADEAYWRLRAGASLLQVYTSFIYEGPQLAANLNRGILERLKADGFVRLEDAIGVDA from the coding sequence ATGTTGTACCAACTGGTGAAACCTTTTTTCTTCTCCCAGGACCCCGAACACATTCACGAGCAGGTGATGAAGGGCCTGATTGCGGTCTCGAAGGTGCCTGCACTGCAGACGGCCCTGGAGCCTTTCACGGTCTTTGAAGATCCGCGCCTGAAAATCGAGCGTTTTGGACTGAAGTTCCCCAATCCCATCGGTCTGGCAGCGGGGTTTGATAAAAATGCACTGGCAGTGCGGGCGTGGCCTGCGCTGGGGTTTGGTTTTCTGGAAGTGGGCACCATCACGGCTCTGGCACAGCCCGGAAACGAGAAGCCCCGTCTGTTCCGGCTGCCCGAGGACCTGGCCCTGATCAACCGCATGGGGTTCAACAACGATGGGGCGGATGTGGTGGCAGCGCGCCTTCAGGGCCTGAACCTTGCCCAGCAGCCCCTGAAGATTCCTCTGGGCATCAATGTGGGCAAGTCCAAGGTGACCGAACTGGAAGAGGCTCCGGAGGATTACCGCACCAGCATGACGAAACTCAGTCCTTTTGCGGATTACTTCGTGGTCAATGTTTCGAGCCCCAACACTCCGGGCCTGAGGCAATTGCAGGACAAAGACAAACTGGCAGAGTTGCTTGCTGTGGCCACCGATCCTGCCGTGTGCACTGGAAAGCCTGTGCTGCTGAAAATTGCCCCGGACCTGACCGACACCCAGATCGATGAGGTGATCGAACTCACCCGCAGTTTCCCTCTTGCAGGCCTGATCCTCACCAACACCACCATTTCCCGTGAAGGACTCACGAATGATCCGCAGCAGACAGGGGGCCTTTCTGGGAAACCCCTGACTGCCCGTTCTTTTGAGGTGCTGAAATACGTGCGGAGTGCAGTGGGGAAAACATTGCCTCTGGTCTCAGTGGGCGGCATTTTCACAGCAGATGAGGCGTACTGGAGATTGCGTGCTGGTGCATCTCTGCTCCAGGTTTACACCTCCTTCATTTATGAGGGTCCGCAACTGGCAGCAAACCTGAACCGTGGTATTCTGGAGCGTCTGAAGGCCGATGGTTTTGTCCGACTTGAGGATGCCATCGGGGTGGATGCATAA
- a CDS encoding CobW family GTP-binding protein translates to MRVIRNRIPVTVIGGFLGAGKTTLVNHLIRQNPYKLGVIVNEFGSLGVDGALIENLPDEDITELTAGCLCCSGRNDLIEALVKLVARPQRPEYVLIELSGLADPVPVMQTLLDPQVRALFELDGLVTVLDARNFYTTLEQNPEMALQLAYASSIVINKSDLADQELLDLVQDTSSKLAPLAKVIRTHHSEVASDQVLNQKHFSADLTEDVLETTHQHTAGVRSFVLKHDEPLDMIRWHYFLQKFILERPGHVLRVKGYLAFKDIPEEVLFQAVRDIFSAEALTDPHDNTSQLVVIGRDLDREMYQAAFRECSGDPITA, encoded by the coding sequence ATGCGCGTGATCCGTAACCGTATTCCTGTCACTGTCATCGGGGGTTTTCTGGGGGCGGGTAAGACCACCCTGGTCAACCACCTGATTCGCCAGAACCCCTACAAGCTGGGCGTCATCGTCAATGAATTTGGGTCTCTGGGGGTGGATGGTGCCCTGATCGAGAACCTCCCGGATGAGGACATCACCGAACTGACCGCCGGGTGCCTGTGCTGCTCGGGCCGCAACGACCTGATCGAGGCGCTGGTCAAACTGGTGGCCCGTCCCCAGCGTCCCGAGTATGTGCTGATCGAGCTTTCTGGTCTTGCTGATCCTGTGCCAGTGATGCAGACCCTGCTGGACCCCCAGGTGCGTGCCCTGTTTGAACTCGATGGTCTGGTGACCGTGCTGGACGCCCGCAACTTTTACACCACCCTGGAACAGAATCCCGAGATGGCCCTGCAACTGGCCTACGCCAGCAGCATCGTGATCAACAAGTCTGACCTTGCTGACCAGGAACTGCTGGACCTCGTGCAGGACACCTCCAGCAAACTGGCTCCACTGGCCAAAGTCATCCGCACCCACCACAGCGAGGTGGCTTCCGATCAGGTCCTCAACCAGAAGCATTTTTCTGCAGACCTGACCGAAGACGTGCTGGAAACCACCCACCAGCACACAGCAGGAGTGAGGAGCTTTGTGCTCAAACACGATGAGCCTCTGGACATGATCCGCTGGCATTACTTCCTGCAAAAATTCATTCTGGAACGTCCAGGGCATGTGCTCAGGGTCAAGGGGTACCTCGCCTTCAAGGACATTCCCGAAGAGGTGCTCTTTCAGGCGGTTCGGGACATCTTCAGTGCAGAGGCGCTCACCGACCCTCATGACAACACCTCGCAACTCGTGGTGATCGGGCGGGATCTGGACCGTGAAATGTACCAGGCGGCGTTCAGGGAGTGCTCTGGAGACCCCATCACCGCCTGA
- a CDS encoding Stp1/IreP family PP2C-type Ser/Thr phosphatase — MKPGALNVSYLTDQGRIRNLNEDAILTLTLPYGGLYAVADGMGGHRSGDYASQLALKELQQNYAKDKSSNPHRLLQAIEAANQAVYQASRAPDKRGMGTTLTTVLIEHNYAWIANIGDSRAYLFRDGHMTQITRDHSWVAEQVRAGIITEEEALKHTMRNVLINAMGSSRDVKLDLYMQELEYGDLLLICTDGIHGMLMDTQIEQVLKTSQFTEDRVKNLVHEANEAGGIDNISAIVIEVQKLRPQKPPVKAYTVPQNPQGIQYYYDLFGTRQQGNLLWLWVMLVGLVLLFIEVMVLTRQMPGT, encoded by the coding sequence GTGAAGCCCGGTGCCCTCAACGTGTCATACCTCACCGACCAGGGAAGAATCAGAAACCTGAACGAGGACGCCATTCTCACCCTGACCCTCCCCTACGGAGGGCTGTATGCCGTTGCAGACGGCATGGGTGGGCACCGCTCGGGCGATTATGCAAGCCAGCTGGCCCTCAAAGAGCTCCAGCAGAATTACGCCAAAGACAAATCCTCCAACCCACACCGTTTGCTGCAGGCCATCGAAGCGGCCAACCAGGCGGTGTATCAGGCCTCCAGGGCGCCAGACAAACGTGGAATGGGGACCACCCTCACCACCGTGCTCATCGAGCACAACTACGCCTGGATTGCCAACATCGGCGACTCCCGTGCCTACCTCTTCAGGGATGGCCACATGACCCAGATCACCCGTGACCACTCCTGGGTCGCCGAACAGGTCAGGGCAGGCATCATCACCGAAGAAGAGGCCCTGAAGCACACCATGCGCAATGTGCTGATCAACGCCATGGGCAGCTCCAGAGACGTGAAACTTGACCTGTACATGCAGGAACTTGAGTACGGAGACCTGCTCTTGATTTGCACCGACGGCATCCACGGCATGCTGATGGACACCCAGATCGAACAGGTCCTCAAGACCTCCCAGTTCACCGAGGATCGGGTCAAAAACCTCGTGCACGAGGCCAACGAAGCAGGTGGCATCGACAACATCTCCGCCATCGTGATTGAGGTGCAGAAACTGCGCCCCCAGAAGCCTCCAGTCAAGGCCTACACGGTTCCGCAGAACCCACAGGGCATCCAGTACTACTACGACCTCTTTGGCACCAGACAGCAAGGCAACCTGCTCTGGCTCTGGGTGATGCTGGTCGGACTGGTGCTGCTCTTCATCGAAGTGATGGTCCTGACCCGCCAGATGCCGGGCACCTGA